GCGCTTGCGTCAGCACTTCTATCGTCACATCCTGCGGAATATGATTTTCTTCAATCAGACTGCGCACAAAATTAAAATCGGTATCAGAAGCTGAAGGGAAAGCCACCTCGATTTCTTTAAAACCAATCTTGCACAACATATTGAACATACGCAGCTTTTTAGCGGCATCCATCGGCTCAAACAAAGACTGATTACCGTCACGCAGATCTGTACTCATCCATACGGGTGGCTGACGAATGACTGCATTTGGCCATTGGCGGTCTTGAAGATCCACCGGAGGAAAAGCCTGATATTTTTGTGTGGACAGTGTCTGCATGCGGAACTCCATGAATATATTGTTGACCAGACACATCATAGACTTTTTCATAAAAATTAAATTGCTAAATTTTCAATAAAAGCAAAATATAAAAAATATTATTTCAATATATGAATATATTTTGTAATAATATTTCAATATTTAAAATTAAGTGAAATTTAAATGAAACTAGACCGCTTCGATAAAGCCATTTTAACCATCTTGCAAACCGATGGTCACATCAGCAATCAAGAGCTCGCTGAGCACATTGGACTCTCCGCCGCGCCCTGCTTGCGGCGCGTCAAAGCTTTAGAACAAGCAGGCCTCATTACCGGCTATCAAGCGCTGGTGGACGCCAAAAAGCTGGGCTTGAGTCTGATGGCACTGATTGGCATTTCAATGGATCAACATACCCCAGAGCGCTTTGCCAACTTTGAGCGCGAGATTACCAACATTGCAGAAGTGCTCGAGTGTTTACTGATTACCGGACAGCAATCGGACTATTTGCTTAAAGTAGTGGTGAAAGATATGGATGACTACCAGCACTTATTGCTGCATAAAATCACCAAAATTGCGGGGGTCACGGGGGTGCATACCAGCTTTGTCTTAAGAAACGTGGTTGCACGAGCCAAGGTGCCAGTCAACTGAAAGGCAGCGCACAGAGGCAAAGCACGCAAAAGAAAAAGGCCACGCATCGCATGGCCTTTTTAAATACCTCTTATGAATTACTGCTTGGCATCTTCCACTTTGTAATACTCGCGCACGGCGGTCAAATCAAATTCACGTGCCCATTTAATGATCTCATCTAAGGCTGGCGCGCCAATTTCACCCACTTGTGCGTGAATGCCTGCGCGCTCGCGAATCACTAATAAACCAGGAATTTGTTTGACTTCAAAGTACTCCGAAATCTCAGGATCGGTTTCGGTATTCACCATGCCGAACACAATATCAGGATTTTTTGCTGCCGCGGCTTCGAATGTGGGGGTAAAAGCCACACAGGGGTCACACCAAGGTGCCCAAAAATCCACCACCACGAAAGCATTGCTTTCAATGGTTTGTTTAAAATTTTCTTTGGTCAATGTTACAACCGCCATACTATCTCCTGTCCAAAAATTTGTTTTTATAGGTATATTTTAACAGACGAACGGAGCGACCAGAAAAAATTCATCACGGAAAGCAATCACGCAGTACAACAAAAAAAGCCGGCGAAGCCGGCTTTCTGTATCAAGCAGTATTTGACCAACGAAGATCAGACTGCGTGTTTTCTTCTGCGAACTAACCCCACAACCGCAACCCCTGCCAGCAGTAATCCCATATTTTCTGGTTCAGGCACTGGCGTTACGCGGAAGGCATAGTTACTGCCTGCTACAAAATAATCTCTAACATACGCAGAAGCAGCGTTGTTAGGGTTTCCGGAATTAAATGCATCCAACGGCCCGTAATACTGACCATCGAATTTATTACTGTAATCTTGCGCAAACACTGTGCCTTGATAACCTAACACTGCATACCAAGCGCTGAAATTGACGTTCAAGGGATTATTATCAACAGTGCTGATGACATAGTCTGATGCTGAACCACCAAAAATTAATGCTGCCGCTTCTTGTGCAGTATAAGCGAGTGGACCATTGGTGGCTTCATACGCTGGGTCAAGCCAATCTGGGGCCTCTGGAGCGTGCACTGACCACTCACCGACAAAGGTGTAGGTTGCGGCCTGCGCAAAAGAAACGCTCAAAAGCAAAGCAGTGCCCACCAGGGTTTTTGCCAACGATGAAATCAACATGTTGATACTCCTCAAAAAATGCACTTGTTTCACCAAGCATCATTTCAATACAAATTATATTTACATACATCCTAAATGATCTTGACGCACAACTCAACACAATCTTACGCACGAAATAGGCTAGTAGAAAAATTGTGTGCGCTGTACAACACTTAGGCTGCCGGCCATTGGCCATCAAAAAACAGTGCTTCGAGTGGCTTGCGGCTGCGCGCTGCCAACTCCCGCTCTTTCACTTCGCCTGAAAGTGCAGCCTCGTCTAACTGATAACCAACGGTGACCATGGCCAAAATTTGATAACGGGCTGGCACTTTAAAAGTCTCTCTGGCTTTATCCGCGTCAAAGCCACCCATCTGATGCGCCATTAAGCCTAATGCGGTGGCTTGCAGACAGAGGTTTTCGGTGGCAGCGCCCGTATCATAAGCGGCCCATTTGTTTGGTTTTTCGTTATGACTGAACAGGCTGTCTGCACAAATTAACAATAATAGTGGTGCATCGACCGCCCAAGTTTGATTGCCCGGTACCAAGCAATCATAGGCCGCTTGCCAGGCGGGCAGATTTTCAGATTTGTGACACACAACATAGCGCCAGGGCTGGTCGCCAAAACACGAAGGCGCCCATCGGGCAGCTTCAAGCAAACTCACGACTTGCGCTTTGCTCAAAGGTTTGGTTGCGTCATAAGCACGACCGCTCCAGCGGTTGGCGATCAGTTCATGGATGGCTTGCTCGGTGGTGGCTGGTTTTTGCATGCTGAAATCCTCACAGTTGTTTTTTCAAAGTATAAAGAAGCTCTAAGGCCTGCTTGGGCGTTAGGTCATCGGGATGGATACGGTCCAACGCTGCGACCAGTGGATGCATCGGGGGTTCCTCTGGCGTTATATTACTAGCAAATAAATCATTTTGTGGCGTGGCTGTCAGCGTCTGGTTCTCTAGCTGTTGCAGTTTACGTTTGGCCAGTTGCACTACTGCTTTTGGGATACCCGCCAACTGCGCGACCTGAATGCCGTAACTCATGGTGGCAGCGCCCTCCTCTACTTTATGCAGAAACACAATGCCTTGGCCATGCTCAACAGCATCCAGATGGACATTGGCTGCATGTTTGGCCTCATCGACAATACGCGTCAGTTCAAAATAGTGGGTGGCAAACAGTGTCAGCGCCTTGTTTTTTTCGAGCAGTTGTTTCGCCACCGCCCAAGCCAAACTTAACCCATCAAAGGTGCTGGTGCCGCGCCCGATTTCGTCTAGCAATACCAGGCTGCTGGCGCTTGCATTGTTGAGGATATTTGCAGTTTCGGTCATCTCAACCATGAAGGTAGAGCGTCCGCCAGCCAGGTCATCGGAAGCACCAATACGGGTAAAAATGCGATCCACCTCACCGATCACGGCACGCTGTGCTGGCACAAAGCTCCCGCAATACGCCAACAACACAATCAGTGCGGTCTGTCGCATAAACGTCGACTTACCGCCCATATTGGGGCCAGTGATTAACAATAACTGGCGATAAGGATTCAGCACTACATCGTTGGCCACATACGGCTGCGCAATACTCTCGACAACCGGATGGCGGCCATGCAGAATTTCAAGACCGATGTCGGCACGAAACTGCGGCTGTACATAATCCAAGGCGCGGGCGCGCTCAGTAAAACAGGCCAGCACATCGAGGGTGGCTACGGCGGTTGCAATCTTTTGCAAATGCGTAATATGGGGCGACATGGCCACCAACACTTGCTCATACAGAATTTTTTCACGTGCTAATGCGCGCTCATTGGCACTCAGTACCTTGTCTTCAAACGCCTTAAGTTCGGGGGTAATAAAGCGCTCGACATTTTTTAATGTTTGACGGCGCCGATATTCTGGCGGTGCACTCTCTGCTTGTAAGCGACTGATTTCAATATAAAAACCATGCACGCTATTGTATTCGACTTTCAGGTTAGTCAAACCCGTACGCGCTTTTTCAGCCGCCTCAAACTGCAGCAAAAAATCACCGTGATCCGTTTGTATCGCGCGAAGCTCATCTAGCTCAGCGTCGTAAGCAGCTGCAATCACCCCACCCTCGCGCAGCACCGCCGAGGGTTCTGCTTGAATCGCCTGTACTAATAACTGCAGTGCCGCCGAGGGCGCCTCTAACGCGGCCAGCAGGCCTTGCAGCAATGCAGATTGCGCGGCGGGCACACTGGCGACCAATGCTGGCAACTGCAATAAACTGTCACGCAAGCCCGATAAATCCCGCGGTCTGGCGGTTTTCATGGCCACGCGCGTCGTCATGCGTTCAATGTCACCAATCGGGTGCAGCGCTTGTTGTAGCGGAGTCTCCAAAAACTGCTGCAACAAGTCTGCCACCGCCAGATGGCGCTGTTGTATGGTCTGCTGATGCCGCAAAGGATGATGCAACCAATGCCGCAACAAACGAGCGCCCATGGCCGTTTGCGTGGTATTTAACAGGGCGTAAAGAGTCGGGCTAGGCTCACCACGGATGGTGGTATCGATCTCCAGATTGCGACGCGTTGCTGCATCCAGTTGCAGATAATGACTGCTTTGCTCGACGCGCAGACCCGCAATATGCGGTAATGCCGTGCGCTGCGTGTGTTTAACATATTCGAGCAATGCGCCTGCCGCCGTGATGGCCGCCGGCATTTCGCCACAACCAAAACCACCCAGATCGTGCGTATTAAACTGTTGTGTCAGGCTACGTTGTGCGGTATCCAAATCAAATTGCCAGGGCGCTAAGCGTTTTTTCGCGCATCGCCATTGCGCCAGCACCTCATTGCTGTGATCTTCAGCGATCACCAGTTCAGCGGGATGAATCCGCTCCAACTCTTGCGGCAAGTGTCCGGGCGCGATCTCACTCAATACAAACTCGCCTGAGGCTAGATTTAGCCAAGCCAGCCCGAAGATGCCCTCCCCTTTGGCCACGCACAATAACGTGTTATCGCGGGTTTCATCTAGCAAGGCAGCATCCGTCAGGGTGCCTGGCGTCAAAATTCGCGTGACCTCGCGCGCGACTGGGCCTTTCGAAGTAGCCGGATCGCCCACTTGCTCACAAATAGCCACCGCCTCGCCCATTTTGGCCAACTTGGCCAAATACCCTTCCGCCGCGTGATAAGGCAAGCCGGCCATCTTGATCGGCTCGCCATTACTTGCCCCTCTGCGCGTGAGCGTAATCCCTAACAATCGTGACGCTTTTTCGGCATCTTCAAAAAATAGCTCGTAAAAGTCGCCCATGCGATAAAACAGCAGCATATCGGGATACTGTGCTTTTAGCGCCAAATACTGGCGCATCATGGGGGTATGGTTTTCGAAAGACATGCCGGAATACTTTATGAATAGATAAAATTTAGAATCATTCGCCAAGGCATCTTACAACAAAAAATAAACCCGGATGCGTAGATCCGGGTTTTTATAACGCATTGCGCGAGTTACATGCCCAAGGTTGGCGTCTTGATCCGCTCAGTCAAATGCGGCGCAATCACCTGTAGCATTTGTCCGAACACTTTCGGGTTCGCTGCCACAATATTGCCAGTACGCAACCAGCTTTCATTGCCCTCAAAGTCACCGACAATCCCGCCGGCTTCTTGCACAATTAAAGCACCTGCAGCGATATCCCATGGTGAGAGGTTGATTTCAAAAAATCCGTCGGTAAAACCGGCTGCGACATAAGCCAGATCGAGCGCAGCGGATCCAGGGCGACGCAAACCAGCAGTTTTTTTCGCCATATCCCGAAAGATATTGATATAAGTTTCCAGATAACTAAAATCTTTAAACGGAAAGCCGGTGGACAACAGCGCTTCTTGCAGCTTGGCCCGTTGCGTCACCCGAATGCGGCGGTTATTCAGAAACGCACCACTGCCGCGGGTGGCGGTAAATAAATCGTTACGGACTGGATCGTAAATGACGGCTTGCGTCAGCACGCCTTTTTCTTGCAAGGCGATTGAAATGCAATATGCCGGAAAGTTGTGCAGAAAGTTAGTCGTGCCATCAAGCGGGTCAATAATCCAGATACTTTCTGCATCGGCATTGGTTTTTCCGCTTTCCTCACCGTAAAACCCATGTTTAGGGTAGGCCTCTTTTAACACATTAATGATGGCTTGTTCGGCATTGCGGTCAACTTCGCTGACAAAATCGTTGGTGTCCTTTTGCTCGATTTTTAAGGCACCGATGTCCAGGGCGGCACGGTTGATGATTTTGCCTGCTTCGCGCGCAGCGCGAATGGCGACATTGAGAATAGGATGCATGCTGTGTGATCTTGATTCAACTGATAAAATGCTATTTTAGCTTTTTACACGCTTAGCCACAAACACAACGGCAAAATAACCCCATGTCACCCTCCCTTGAATCTCCCCTTTTTGCAAATATCCGCATCGTATTGTGCCAAACCAGCCATCCCGGCAACATTGGCTCCACTGCGCGTGCCATGAAAACCATGGGCCTGAACCGACTATATTTGGTCAGACCAAAACATTTTCCGAGCAGTGAGGCCACATCACTTTCCGTCAATGCCGCCGACCTGCTGGAAACCGCAGTGGTGACTGAAACCTTAGAGCAAGCCCTTGCCGACTGCCAGTTTGTCATTGGCGTCAGTGGCAAAGAACGCTCGCTGTCGCAGCAGGTGATGACGGTGAGAGAAGCCGCACAAGAAGTGAAGTCTGTTGCCATGCACAGCGAAATCGCATTGGTGTTTGGCACTGAAATGAGCGGATTAACCAATGACGAAGCAGATCGTTGCCATGTGCTGGCAACGATTCCCGCCAACCCCGAATACACTTCATTAAATTTGGCCCAAGCGGTGCAGATCATGTGCTACGAAATACGCATGGCGCTCACCACTGGCACATTGCATTACCAAGAAAAAGCGGTCGATCTCGCCACGCAAGAAGACTTAGAGCGTTTTTACGAACATATGCGTGAGGTGTTAGAACACATCGGCTACATTAATCCGCGCGCGCCCAAAAAGCTGTTTGAACGCCTGCGCCGTTTGTATGGCCGTAGCCGCTTAGAAAAAGAAGAAGTGAATTTGTTACGCGGTATTTTGACGCTGACGATGCAGCCGAAAAAACACGATAAATATTAAAACGGAGGTCGCGCAAGCAACTGCGCTTTAGACGTGACCCAAAGTTAGTGGCATAATGCGCGCATGTTTAAACACCTCAAAGAAGATATTTCGATTGTGTTTGACCGCGACCCGGCCGCACGTACCCATTTCGAAATTCTAACCACCTACCCCGGTGTGCATGCCCTGATTCTGCATCGATTGAGTCATTATTTATGGGGCCATCGTTTCTACTGGTTAGGTCGCGCACTCTCGCATTTTGCTCGCTTCATGACCGGTATTGAAATTCATCCGGGGGCCACTATTGGCCGCCGCGTATTTATTGACCACGGCATGGGGGTGGTGATTGGTGAAACCGCCATTATTGGTGATGACTGTACGTTGTATCATGGCGTCACCTTGGGCGGCACCAGCTGGAATAAAGGCAAACGCCATCCCACCCTAGAATCTGGCGTGGTCATCGGTGCCGGCGCCAAAGTGCTTGGACCAATAACCATCGGCAAAAACGCCAAAATTGGCTCAAATGCGGTAGTGGTCAAAGATGTGCCAGACGGTGCAACGGCGGTGGGTATTCCAGCGCGCATTCTTGAAGAAGAAAAAGCCAAGCAACGTCAAGACGCAGCACAAAAAATGGGCTTTAATGCCTATGCTGTCGGCAACGATGAAAACGATCCGATGATCAAGGCCATTAATGGCCTCTTAGATCATGCGCATCAACAAGAGGCTGAACTCGCAACACTCAAAGCACAACTAGCCAAGCTTAGCGATGCTGAAACAGATAGCAACGTCGGCGAGGCCTTTGCCAAAAAGCCAGAATAATCGTCCCTGAACCGCCCGTATTTCTGGCCTCAAAATATCTGCAGCGATGCCCTGAACTTTTCAGACGCAATAATTGACTAAAACAGTAGGTTATTATATTATTTCACTCTGTTTTAAAGGGGCATTCAAAGATGCGATTAACCACCAAGGGCCGTTTTGCTGTCACCGCAATGCTAGATATTGCGCTTTACGAAGCGGACAAGCCTGTCACGTTGGCCGGTATCAGCGAGCGCCAAAGCATTTCGCTTTCTTACCTCGAACAATTGTTCAGCCGTCTACGCAAGCAGGGCTTGGTGTCCAGTGTGCGTGGTCCCGGTGGCGGTTATCGAATTGCCAAAGCGCACCAAGACATTTCAGTTTCTGACATTATCACGGCAGTCGATGAACAAATTGATGCCACCCAATGCGGTGGCAGTGAAAATTGCCATGATGACGGTCGTTGCATGACGCACGAACTGTGGGCATCACTCAATGGCAAAATTCTTGATTACTTGTCAGGGGTCAGTTTGGGCGACATGGTTGAGATGCAGCGCAAAAAAGGCGCAGGCACGGTGGTCTTCGCCCCTAGAAAATGTGGCTCTGAAGCAACGGTTGCCGCTTAAGCACTGGCCATGACCGCCCACAGCGTTTTTTTTGATCACAACAGTACTACCGCTTTAAAGCCGCAGGTACTGGAGGCGATGCTGCCTTGGTTGACCGCACCTACCGGCAACCCGACCAGCCGCCATGTGTTTGGCCGCAATGCGCGCGAGGCATTGGAGCTGGCCAGAAAACAAATCGCTGAATGCGTCGGCGTGCAAGCGTCACAAGTGATATTTACCGCTGGCGGCACCGAAGCAAATAACTTTGCGATAAAAGGCATTGCCAGCAACTTAAGTCCAGGTCAGCTGTTAGTCAGTGCCATCGAGCATCCCTGCGTTGCGCGCCCGGCACAGTCATTGGCGTGGCAGGGTTGGCAAGTGAACCAGATGAAGGTCAACAGTGATGGCGTGATTGATCTCGCGCAAGCAGAACAAGCGTTTCAAACCCGACCCGGCTTGGCCTCAGTCATGCTGGCGAACAATGAAACCGGCGCCATTCAACCAGTGAGCACCTTAGCCGCGCTAGCGAGAGCACATGGCACGCTGTTGCATAGCGATGCAGTCCAAGCATTTGGCAAAATTGAGGTCGACATGCAAGCACTCGGTGTACATGCGATGACCCTTTCAAGCCACAAAATTGGTGGCCCGATTGGGGTGGGTGCATTGATTATAGATAAGCGTGTAGACATTGCGCCTTTGTTGCACGGCGGTGGCCAAGAACGCGGCCTACGCAGTGGCACTGAAAATGTTGCCGGCATCGTCGGCTTCGCTCGTGCCGCACAGCTGGCCATGCAGAGCCTAAGCAGTCGTAGCACTTTAGTGCAAGGCCTGCGCCAACAGCTAGAGGCAGGGTTACACAAACTGGGGGCAACCATTTTTGCAGCAAAAGCAGTGCGTTTAAGCAATACCAGTTTTTTTGCAATACCAAATATCGAAGGTGAAACATTGGTCACAGCGCTGGATAAAGCCGGCTTTGCGGTCGCTAGCGGCTCGGCCTGCGCGAGTGACAGCACTGAGCCCAGTCAGGTGTTACTGGCGATGGGCGTGGCGCCAGACCTAGCGCGTGGTGCGGTACGTGTCAGTTTGAGCGACAGCAATACCAGTGATGAAATCACACAGTTTGTGGCAGCGTTGCAACAACAAGTGCAACGTCTGAAGGGATTAAGTGCCGTAGCGGCATAAGACTTTAATGGAAAGAGCATGAGATATGTCTGAAAGAAAGCCAATTTATCTGGATTACTCTGCGACCACGCCGGTAGACCCACGTGTTGCGCAAAAAATGATTCCTTACCTGACCGAAGATTTTGGCAACCCTGCTTCGCGTAGCCATCCCTATGGTTGGACGGCTGAGCACGCGGTAGAAGAAGCACGTGAAGAAGTCGCAAGATTGGTCAATGCCGACCCGCGTGAAATCGTTTGGACGTCAGGCGCCACCGAATCGAACAACTTGGCCATTAAAGGGGCTGCACACTTTTATGCCGAGAGCAAAGGCAAGCACATCATCACGCTGGCCACCGAGCACAAAGCCGTTTTGGATGCAGTACGTGAATTAGAGCGAGAAGGCTTTGAGGCCACTTATTTGCAACCAGAGCCTGATGGCCTGCTGAGTCTTGAAAAGTTCAAGGCTGCGATTCGGCCCGACACTGTGCTGGCCTCAATCATGATGGTCAATAACGAGATCGGTGTCATCCAAGACATGACCGCATTAGGCGACGTGTGCCGCGCGAACAATGTGATTTTTCACGTTGACGCCGCACAAGCCACCGGTAAAGTGATCATCGACCTTGAAACGCTGCCCGTCGATTTGATGAGTTTTTCTGCACACAAAACTTATGGCCCCAAAGGCATCGGTGCATTGTATGTCCGTCGCAAACCGCGTATCCGTATTGAAGCACAAATGCACGGCGGTGGTCATGAGCGTGGTATGCGTTCAGGCACGTTAGCGACACACCAAATTGCCGGCATGGGCGAGGCTTTCCGCATCGCACGTGAAGAAATGGCCAGCGAAAATGAGCGGATCCGCATGTTGCGCGATCGTTTACTCAATGGCTTGATGCAAATTGAAGAAACCTATGTCAATGGTGATCTTGATCATCGCGTTCCGCACAACCTTAACGTCAGTTTTAACTATGTTGAGGGCGAATCGCTGATCATGGCAATTAAAGATATCGCGGTCTCCTCAGGCTCTGCCTGTACTTCTGCAAGCCTGGAGCCAAGCTATGTGTTACGCGCGTTAGGACGCTCTGACGAACTGGCGCACAGCTCGATTCGCTTTAGCATCGGCCGTTTTACTACCGAAGCTGATGTAGATTACACCATTGATTTATTAAAGAGCAAAATTGATAAATTACGTGAACTATCACCATTATGGGAAATGTTCAAAGATGGCGTCGACTTGTCCAAAGTAGAATGGGCAGAACACTAGCAATATTAGGCGCGGATCGCCCAAGCAGCATATTTGTGCAATCCGCGTTGAAATACACGCAAAATAGGCGTTATTTTTAGGTACGGCAAAGCGACAAGCGCTCGTTTGTCGCGATTGAATGGATAGGAGCAACACTATGGCTTACTCAGATAAAGTATTAGACCACTATGAAAACCCACGTAATGTCGGTTCTTTGGACAAAAGCGATCCAAATGTAGGCACCGGCATGGTCGGCGCGCCAGCCTGTGGCGATGTCATGAAATTGCAAATCAAGGTGAATGATGCGGGTGTGATTGAAGACGCCAAATTTAAAACCTATGGTTGTGGTTCTGCTATTGCCTCCAGCTCACTGGTCACCGAATGGTTAAAAGGGAAAACCCTGGACCAGGCGCAAGAAATCAAAAACGCGGCCATTGCGGAAGAGCTCGCATTACCGCCAGTTAAAATTCACTGTTCAGTTCTGGCTGAAGACGCGATCAAATCTGCGATTGCTGACTTGAAATCCAAACAAGGTCACTAAGATGGCGATTACCCTGACTGAGACCGCAGCCAACCGTGTTGAAAAGTTCTTGGCAAACCGTGGCAAAGGCCTAGGTTTGCGTCTGGGCGTCAAAACCACCGGCTGTTCAGGCATGGCCTACACCTTAGAATTCGTTGATGAAATGCTGGACGAAGATATTGCGTTTGAAAGCCATGGCATTAAGGTCATTGTCGATCCAAAAAGCTTGGTATACATCGATGGCACCGAACTCGACTTCACCAAAGAAGGGTTGAACGAAGGCTTCAAGTTCAACAATCCAAATGTGAAAGATGAGTGCGGCTGCGGCGAATCCTTTACCGTTTAACGCGTTGCGGCCTCTACCTGCACACAAGCAGTGTGTTTGCCATCGATAGAATATGCAAAACTATTTCGCCCTCTTTCAGCTACCGCAACAGTTTGCGGTAGATCTCGCATTGCTAGATCGCCAATACCGTCAGTTACAGGCGGAAGTGCATCCAGATAAATTTGTGAACGCATCGCCTGCAGAACGCATGCAGTCTATGCAAATGGCGACCTTGGCTAACGAAGCCTATCTGACGCTAAAACAGCCCACTGCCCGTGCGCGCTACCTGCTTCAACTGCAGGGCGTTGAAACGGACGAAGAGAACAACACGGCCATGCCTACAGATTTTTTAATGGCGCAAATGGAATGGCGTGAGGCGATGGATGAAGCGAAATTGAGCAAAGATGTTGCCGCCTTGGAGTTGTTGCTCACCGACATGCGGCAGCAGGCAAAAGCATTGCAGCAAGACATTGAAAGTGAGATCGTAGAGAACCCGACGCAAGCTGCACTGACCGTGCGCAAATTGCGCTTTATAGACAAAGTGAGTGAAGATGTGAATCAACTAATCGCTCAGTTGGAAGATTAGAGTTTCATGGCCCTATTACAGATTTCTGAACCTGGCGCATCCCCTGCCCCGCATCAACACAAGCTGGCTGTCGGCATTGATTTAGGCACGACTAACTCGCTGGTGGCCACGGTGCGCAGTGGGATGAGCACCGTATTACATGATGAGCACGGGCATGCATTGCTGCCTTCTGTGGTGCGCTATCTAGAGCACGACGTCGTGGTTGGTCATGAGGCGCAGGCTGCGCAAAGCCTGGACCCCGTCAACACGATCGTTTCGGTCAAACGCTTTATGGGTCGTGCTTTGCACGATATCACTGACCGGGCGCATATTCCTTATCATTTTGTTGAAAATGATCGCTCGCAAGGCATGCTTGAACTCAACACCCGCGCAGGTTTAAAAAGCCCAGTAGAAATATCAGCTGACATTTTAAAAACACTCAAGATTCGCGCAGAAAAAGCACTCGGCGGTGAGTTGACCGGCGCGGTGATTACCGTACCGGCATATTTTGATGATGCACAACGTCAGGCAACCAAAGATGCTGCGCGTCTGGCTGGCTTGCATGTATTGCGCTTGCTCAATGAGCCCACAGCCGCAGCAGTCGCCTACGGGCTGGACAATGCGGCTGAGGGTGTCTATGTTATTTATGACTTAGGCGGTGGCACGTTTGATATTTCTATTTTGCGCTTGAGCAAAGGGGTGTTTGAAGTATTGGCAACCAATGGCGACTCCGCTCTCGGCGGTGACGACTTTGATCACCGCATTTTTTGCTGGGTACTCGACCAAGTGCGGCTCAAGACCAGCGACTTTAAGCCACTCAGCGAAGAAGACACCCGCTTATTGCTGACCAAAGCACGTCAGGCCAAAGAATGGCTCACCGATAATCATGAAGCAAATATTGTTTGTAAATTAAGTAATGGCGCCTTGGTCGACGAAACCTTATCCGTCAGCCAATTTGTGACGTTGACTGAGCATCTCGTGAACAAAACGCTGAGTCCCACGCGAAAAGCAATGCGCGATGCAGGATTAAGCATCAGTGACATCAAAGGCGTGGTGTTGGTTGGAGGCGCTACACGCATGCCGCATATTCGCCATGCGGTACAGGCTTTTTTTGAGCAAGAACCATTAACGAATCTTGATCCCGACAAAGTAGTCGCCCTCGGCGCGGCCATTCAGGCCAATGTGCTGGCAGGCAACCGCAGCGATGAAGATCTGTTGTTGCTGGATGTGACGCCGCTATCGCTAGGTCTTGAAACCATGGGTGGCTTGGTCGAAAAAGTCATTCCGCGTA
This Methylophilus medardicus DNA region includes the following protein-coding sequences:
- a CDS encoding inositol monophosphatase family protein is translated as MHPILNVAIRAAREAGKIINRAALDIGALKIEQKDTNDFVSEVDRNAEQAIINVLKEAYPKHGFYGEESGKTNADAESIWIIDPLDGTTNFLHNFPAYCISIALQEKGVLTQAVIYDPVRNDLFTATRGSGAFLNNRRIRVTQRAKLQEALLSTGFPFKDFSYLETYINIFRDMAKKTAGLRRPGSAALDLAYVAAGFTDGFFEINLSPWDIAAGALIVQEAGGIVGDFEGNESWLRTGNIVAANPKVFGQMLQVIAPHLTERIKTPTLGM
- a CDS encoding RNA methyltransferase — its product is MSPSLESPLFANIRIVLCQTSHPGNIGSTARAMKTMGLNRLYLVRPKHFPSSEATSLSVNAADLLETAVVTETLEQALADCQFVIGVSGKERSLSQQVMTVREAAQEVKSVAMHSEIALVFGTEMSGLTNDEADRCHVLATIPANPEYTSLNLAQAVQIMCYEIRMALTTGTLHYQEKAVDLATQEDLERFYEHMREVLEHIGYINPRAPKKLFERLRRLYGRSRLEKEEVNLLRGILTLTMQPKKHDKY
- the cysE gene encoding serine O-acetyltransferase; this translates as MFKHLKEDISIVFDRDPAARTHFEILTTYPGVHALILHRLSHYLWGHRFYWLGRALSHFARFMTGIEIHPGATIGRRVFIDHGMGVVIGETAIIGDDCTLYHGVTLGGTSWNKGKRHPTLESGVVIGAGAKVLGPITIGKNAKIGSNAVVVKDVPDGATAVGIPARILEEEKAKQRQDAAQKMGFNAYAVGNDENDPMIKAINGLLDHAHQQEAELATLKAQLAKLSDAETDSNVGEAFAKKPE
- a CDS encoding Rrf2 family transcriptional regulator, whose protein sequence is MRLTTKGRFAVTAMLDIALYEADKPVTLAGISERQSISLSYLEQLFSRLRKQGLVSSVRGPGGGYRIAKAHQDISVSDIITAVDEQIDATQCGGSENCHDDGRCMTHELWASLNGKILDYLSGVSLGDMVEMQRKKGAGTVVFAPRKCGSEATVAA
- a CDS encoding cysteine desulfurase family protein, whose amino-acid sequence is MTAHSVFFDHNSTTALKPQVLEAMLPWLTAPTGNPTSRHVFGRNAREALELARKQIAECVGVQASQVIFTAGGTEANNFAIKGIASNLSPGQLLVSAIEHPCVARPAQSLAWQGWQVNQMKVNSDGVIDLAQAEQAFQTRPGLASVMLANNETGAIQPVSTLAALARAHGTLLHSDAVQAFGKIEVDMQALGVHAMTLSSHKIGGPIGVGALIIDKRVDIAPLLHGGGQERGLRSGTENVAGIVGFARAAQLAMQSLSSRSTLVQGLRQQLEAGLHKLGATIFAAKAVRLSNTSFFAIPNIEGETLVTALDKAGFAVASGSACASDSTEPSQVLLAMGVAPDLARGAVRVSLSDSNTSDEITQFVAALQQQVQRLKGLSAVAA
- a CDS encoding IscS subfamily cysteine desulfurase, giving the protein MSERKPIYLDYSATTPVDPRVAQKMIPYLTEDFGNPASRSHPYGWTAEHAVEEAREEVARLVNADPREIVWTSGATESNNLAIKGAAHFYAESKGKHIITLATEHKAVLDAVRELEREGFEATYLQPEPDGLLSLEKFKAAIRPDTVLASIMMVNNEIGVIQDMTALGDVCRANNVIFHVDAAQATGKVIIDLETLPVDLMSFSAHKTYGPKGIGALYVRRKPRIRIEAQMHGGGHERGMRSGTLATHQIAGMGEAFRIAREEMASENERIRMLRDRLLNGLMQIEETYVNGDLDHRVPHNLNVSFNYVEGESLIMAIKDIAVSSGSACTSASLEPSYVLRALGRSDELAHSSIRFSIGRFTTEADVDYTIDLLKSKIDKLRELSPLWEMFKDGVDLSKVEWAEH
- the iscU gene encoding Fe-S cluster assembly scaffold IscU, giving the protein MAYSDKVLDHYENPRNVGSLDKSDPNVGTGMVGAPACGDVMKLQIKVNDAGVIEDAKFKTYGCGSAIASSSLVTEWLKGKTLDQAQEIKNAAIAEELALPPVKIHCSVLAEDAIKSAIADLKSKQGH
- the iscA gene encoding iron-sulfur cluster assembly protein IscA, with product MAITLTETAANRVEKFLANRGKGLGLRLGVKTTGCSGMAYTLEFVDEMLDEDIAFESHGIKVIVDPKSLVYIDGTELDFTKEGLNEGFKFNNPNVKDECGCGESFTV